The window GACAACGCAATAACTTCAAGAAAAATTAAAACAGGGAATGTTAAAAATTCTGATGTTGCAGACGGAGCAATCACAAAATACAAGATTGCAGCTGGCGCTGTTACGGGTTCAAGGATCGCAAATGGAGCAATAGCCACGGTGGATTTGAGCGATGAAGTTGATGATCTTCTGCCCGAATATATTGATGCAGATACTTATAATTTAAATTTCAACGCAATTCCAGCAAATTCCTGTACGGAAACAGATCAAGTTTTTACGACTGCTCTTCCTGGCGATTCCTTTTCTGCAACGCCAATGCCGACCCTTAATGGAGTCGAAGATGACACCGATACAAGCTGGACAGTTTGGTCAAACGAAATGGGACATGTAATTTTGAGGATTTGTAATTCTGGCACCGAAGCAACGCATGATATTGCCCAACAAATATGGGCGATAAGAAATTTCACTTGGTAAAATAGAAAAGCTGAAAATATATTATAATTTTTTAAATAAAAAAGGCGGGAAACCTTTAGATTTCCCGCCATGACAACTTAGTGCTCGGCCTTGTTCCGCGCCTGGTCTGCCTCGTCAACCACGATCTTGGCCCTTACAACGTACTTCTCGGGACAGTCTCCGAAGAGAGGACGAAGACTATGCTCTGGAAACACGACTATGCTTTTGGTGCAGTTTGCTGGCAGTTGCTCCAGGTCTAATCTGGAGACAAGGACTTTGATCTCTTTTTCCGCCATAGACAATCCCTCCTTAGTTCGGGCTTAAAATTACCTCGTGCGTCCACTTTTTTGCGGCAAAGAGCTTATAACTAAAGCCCTGAATTTCCAGCCTTAAACGATCAGGGGAAATATACATATCCTCTGTTGGCTGGATGGCAAAGCCGTTTTTAAAATCGCACAGCTCGCTTTCAAGGTTAGGGCTCGGATTTCGCATGCACACCTTGCAGATGTCCTCGCTGAAATCAACTCCAAGAGAGTGTGCACAACCGTAGCACTCGTTATACATATCAAAACCTCCTTTTTGTGATGTTAATCTGCTAACCTATTTATTACAATTTTTACTGGCATTTGTCAATAATATAAAAGGCGGGGCTTTGCGGCTCCCGCCTTGAATTGTTTTTATGTCGCCGTTATGGAGTCGACGCTTCAATGTGTACTTCGGCGCAGTAAAGGTACTGATTTATCAAGTCTTGATCTGAAAGTTCCTGACACCCCGGTTCTTCTTCCTCCGCGTAGAGAAGATTTGCAAAGGGTCGCTTAACGTCCTCATAAATCAGAACGAAACAAACCCCTTTGGGAGAAATTAAAAAACGAACCTTTGTGCCGTCTTTTTTCTTCGCACACACCTCTAGCGCCCCGTTTGCCTCCTTGCCTGTTATTTGGGCCCGAATCAATCCCCTTTGATTTGCAACCCACTGAGGGGAACCTTTTTCGAGACCGGGAGAAAGGGAAAGAAAACCAGCAATCAATGCCACAAGAATGACGATGATTAATAAAACCAAGCATCGCTCAAGCCTCATTCTCGATCACCTCCCCGTTTTCTTGTATTAGGGTCTGTTCGTCGTCCTCATTCTGGGTAAGCATTTCCAAAACTATCCTTACTCTTTTCTTCCCAGGAACTAATATGCGAACAATTTTCTCAATCCTTTCCGGATGATCATGCTGAAGCTGACGAAGAATTGTTGCCATGTTTTTTAACACCGCCTCTTCATCGCCCGATTTCTTTTCAAAAACCCTCATTTTGCCCCTCCAGTTTAGTACAGTTATTCTCCCAGAATCAAGCCGTCTTTTGTCAGGTAATTGTAAACATGAGGTATATCGTCCTTTATCTTGAATAACATTGACGGTGGTATTTGCTTGTAAGCCTCACAGTCTTTTGCGTATTCAGGGTCAAGTGGATTTTTCGTATCGGGAGCGCAATTCTTTGATATGAATCGCATGCACGACGCGCAACAGCGAAGTATTTTTAGATCTTCCATTTTTACCCTCCTTTTTGTTTGTAAAAGAGCGTCAATATAATACCATTTTTAAAAACTAAGTCAACCAAAAATAGCCGACTTTAGGGCTGTTTTTTAGGTCAATTATCTATTTTTATTTTCTGTTGAGATATTCCTATTAAAAGTTTATAATTAATTAACATTAAAAATTAAAACAAAGGCCGATCAAGTAGTTGAATCAAAAAACATATGGACAAAAAATTCATTTTAGGCTTCCTTGTCGGCGCAATTTCAATACCGCTTATTGTTGGAGCGGCAATAACGACTTCCCAAATTGCAGACAACGCAATAACTTCAAGAAAAATTAAAACAGGGAATGTTAAAAATTCTGATGTTGCAGACGGAGCAATCACAAAATACAAGATTGCAGCTGGCGCTGTTACGGGTTCAAGGATCGCAAATGGAGTCGTGGCGCGAGTTGATTTGGACCCCACCTTGCAATATAACATTCCAGAATTTGTTTCAAACCGTGCAATAAGCTTAGATTATCCAGCAATCGGCGCAAATTCTTGTACAGATCGTTCAATTTTTGTTTCGGGCGCAGTACAAGGGCAGAGAGTTGTTGCCAATCCAGAAGCAGTTTTCGGCGGAATGGGAAGTCAATCGAGCACAATTTGGACAGCGTGGGTTTACGCAGATGATTCTGTAGAACTACGAGTTTGCAATACGAGCTCATCACCAACGGCAGATATTCCTGCTGAGTATTGGATGATAACAGTTTTTAGTTATCCGGAGACAATATAAGGGTGTTAAGTGTTAAAAAATAAAAATGTTCTTGGAAAAAAGAACTCTTTGTTTCGGTTTCTAAACGATTTACAAATTCAAACCTAAAAATAATTTTGGAGGTTTTTTTCCTTCACTTTTTACTTTTCGCAAACAGGGCAGCATCCCCTATGCACGCAAATTGTACCGCCGCAATTTTTACAGCGCCACCGTGTTTCCTCTTTCTTCACAAATTTTCTTATTCCAAATCTTTTAATATACTCAAGATTTTCAATCTCGCTCATATTGTATTTTGTTCTGTATCTTTTATCTAAGTGCTTTATTCTCTCACAGGGAAAATCTTTACATTCAAAACAAAAACCCGACTTTGTTTTTTTTAAGTTTTTGCAGTTTTTAATTTTGCACCTAGCAATGCTAACCGGTTCTTGTTTATTAAATGAACGACATCCAGGACACTTGTTTTTTTCTCTCAAATATGCCATGCAGATATTGCAATTCATCCCACATGGCGCTATAAGTTTTGTTTTCATTTTTTATTTCGGATAACCGATGTAAACCGAACTAAAGCTGGTTTTGATTGTTTTTTACTTTTAAACTCTTCAGATTATCAAGAAAGGTAGAAAAGAAATCTTTTCTTTTGAGGTGTAATTTTTGATTTTTGGTACGGTTACTTTTATCTTTTCATTAACTTTTTCTAATTTTTCTTGTTCTTCTTTGTCTTTAGAAAAAAATTTTTCATTACAGAAATTACTTAAACGATATCCTGTTAAAAATAAAATGACAGAGACTTTATATAAATGATTTTTATCTTTTTCTGCTTTAACGACATTGTTTAATAAAAAAATGTTCCCATGTAAATATTGCGACAACCAAGTATGCATATTTTGAAGAGTATCCGCGCTTAAATTAGTTCCAATGATTGTTTTCAAATGAGGCTCAATTTGCTTAAATAAATATTCACTAGTTACGCCAGGGAAAGTTCTTTCTATTTTCTTAAAAAATGCTTCTTTTTTTTCGAAATTATTTTTCTGTTGATTTTCGTAAAATTTTTTTTCTGATGGTTTTACATGATTAATTAATTTTTTATATAAGTCTAAAAAAATTTTATTCTTCTTGTCTGTTGCTAATATTCCGCTATAGCACATCCAGTATTGAATTGCTTTCTCTTGTTGTTTTTCTTCGGGTAAAAGACCAAAAAATATTATTTTAGAGTAACAAATCTCTAATAAAGTTCTCATACCAAACTGGATTAATGGGTCTTCTAATCTATCAGATATCATATTATAAAAATTCCAAAACGAAGATAAAAAAATCGATATAAAATTTTTGGGCTTGATTATCTCTTTAACAGCAACTTCTTCAAAAGGCTGCATAATTCCATTTACTAATATATATTTTTTGCCGGCATAAATTTCGGGAAATTTAACTTTAACTGAGTTTTCTGCTTCTAGTTTTGCCACTTGGCCTTGTCCATAAGAAATTAGATCTTTTAAAACTACTTGTGTTTCAATAATAATGGGTGCAGTGTTATTTTTATCCATAAATTTTTACTCCTAACAATTAACTATTTCTTTTATTATCTCCGAAAACCAAATAATACTTAGTGAATGAGGAATCTCTTTGTTCTCTTTGGTTCTCCATATTGGCTGACCAGAAAACACTCCCACCAGAAGCATTTTTAAAGTCCCAACATGGATTGAGTTTCTCCCATCGGCACCTTCAGTAATATAATCTTTTAGGTACATAAAAACAGGACTACCGCTCATTCCTTTATGAGTTTCAACATCTCCAAGCATAAATGGTTTTCCCTGAAAAGCGACTCCAAATGGACTAGAAAGATGTCCAACTCTCGTTATTGGCAGATTGTTCAAAATATCATACCAACCGTATGGATAACCCATTACAAATATCTTTTCAAATCCTATTTTAAGATTTGAAAAATCTAGCAAATCATTCCCAATTGTAACAAAAATAAATTTATGCCTATCTAGATTTATAGGAATACATATCACGTCGATTTCTTTGTTATTATGTTCTTTCCATATTTGTTCTCCTTCCTTATAAAGATTTACTGAAACTTCTTCGTTCTTTGACAAATTATTTTGATCGGAATGTAAAATTAGTCTTAGTTCATCTATTTTCGGCTTTGAATCATTGTGGGAATAATCTTTACCATAAATAACGTGTTTATTGGTTACCAAATAAACATTATTTTCTTTATCAGAAAAGAAAAAACCTGTAGCAGAATAATACTGATTGTTTCTAAGAAATTTTACTATAGTCGTTGTTAAAAAAATTGAATCAACTTTAACAATATTTTTATTTTCTTGTTCCTCCATAAATTTCTACTTCTTAATTAAATTTTCGACTTTTAGATTTTAAATTCTTTCAATGGAAAAACATACCCTTCTTGATCATATTTATCATCACGAGAAGGCGCTAAAACCGGCAGTTTAACAAAATAAATTCCTTTGAAATTGGAATTAATACCATCAGGAAATAGGTTTTTTATTTCTTCCGGGCTGAGAGAAGGAATTGTTACTTCAATTAATAAAAGTAGATTTTTTATAATAAGCTCGGGATATTTTTTTTCTTTTTCTTCAATGCACTTAATAATTGTTTTTTTCTTTTCTTCATCCGACATTACCTTTCCTAAAATAGAAGTAACTTTTAAACCTGGCACATCACAAAAGCCACGTTTATGAAATGTACCATATTTTCTATAAGCAACATTTTGAATATTTATTTCCTTCTTTAATTTTTCGGATTTGATAAGAACATCTATGGCAGAAGATTCTTCGCGGTCATCGCTAATGCAAAAATCAAGACTATTTTTTTTATTAAACCAGTCCACGAAAAATCTTGCATTGTTTATCTCTCTTGGTCTTTTATATTTTTTAAAAGAGGCGTCTTCTACTTTCCTTCTTAATTTATTGATGTTTATATGTATTTTTTCTTTTATCCACTTAAGCTTATGACCGCAGGTAAAAATTAATAACTCTCCACCGTCGCTAATCTTATCTATTTTATATAATCTCCCTTTTCCGCAAAATGGGCATCTGCCTTCTTTTATTTTTCTCTTTAAAAAATCTATTTCTTCCATAAATTCTTGCTATTGTTTTTTAAAAATAATCTATGTTATAATCTGTCAAAGACTACCTCCACGCTTATATAACTTATATATTAGTATTTTGTTTTATCTACCAATATATAATGTTGGCCTGGCTTAGGTGTCGGGGCTAAACGTTTGCCTTTGGTAGCAGTTCGTTCTTCTCCCGTCCTTTTGCCTTTCGAATCGACAATCTCAAATTGACCGGATTCTTCGGCTTTCTGGCCAGAATTAAACATTTTTTTCATGTTTGTAATTCTATTTAAACGAGCCGACGATTCTCGCTAACTGCACTTGCAGTCTGCTGTAACCTGCTTGCAGAAAGCGGACGGAGGTAGCCTTTGACAAAGCACAACTATAAGTGTGTTTTTTTATTACTAAAAAAACCAGCGTCCTATTGCTGGCTTTTAGATTGCGCGCTTATTTTAAAAGTGTTGGGAATCCTTACCGCCAGTAATAGAAATTACTGCGTTCAAAGTTCAAATAGTAGATTTGAATTAGCACTCTCGACCTTTGACTGCTAATATAGTATTTTAAGGATATAAAAATTGTTGTCAAGGCTTAAGACTGCAAAACTTATTTTAGAATAAATTTTATTAAATTATTTTAAACCTAAAATCAATTTTACAAATTTCGTTCTGGCATAAAATGCGCGACTAATGCTTCCATGCCCAGGTCCTTTTGTCCTAGGCTGTACTAGCTCCCCCATTTTTCCCGTTAAATGGTCAAAACCTTTCTTCTTTATTGTTTCTTTTACTAACTCATAATCTTCTTCTACTTGTTTTTTTATTTTTTTATCCACCAAATCAAACGTTCCAACACTAATCAAAATTGAACGTTTTTCTTCTTTACTTTCAAATTCTCTACCACAAATAATTAAGCTTTCTAATTTTTTTAAAAGATGAGAATTTTCGAACTCCGTTTCAGCTACATTTTGAGCATTAATCATGGTAATCGCCATTGTTTCCTTTGGAACATACTTTCCATCTTTTTTCTTCAATGGCACTAATTTTAACTCCCAAGATTCTCCGTTTGGCGCTTGACGACAATTTAAGCCCAGGCCCAAACAATGTTCTAAAACATGTCCCGCCCATCCTTTGTTTAATTTACCATTTTTAAAAACAGTAACATTGTA is drawn from Candidatus Paceibacterota bacterium and contains these coding sequences:
- a CDS encoding DUF3795 domain-containing protein, which produces MKTKLIAPCGMNCNICMAYLREKNKCPGCRSFNKQEPVSIARCKIKNCKNLKKTKSGFCFECKDFPCERIKHLDKRYRTKYNMSEIENLEYIKRFGIRKFVKKEETRWRCKNCGGTICVHRGCCPVCEK
- a CDS encoding serine protease; its protein translation is MEEQENKNIVKVDSIFLTTTIVKFLRNNQYYSATGFFFSDKENNVYLVTNKHVIYGKDYSHNDSKPKIDELRLILHSDQNNLSKNEEVSVNLYKEGEQIWKEHNNKEIDVICIPINLDRHKFIFVTIGNDLLDFSNLKIGFEKIFVMGYPYGWYDILNNLPITRVGHLSSPFGVAFQGKPFMLGDVETHKGMSGSPVFMYLKDYITEGADGRNSIHVGTLKMLLVGVFSGQPIWRTKENKEIPHSLSIIWFSEIIKEIVNC
- a CDS encoding MutH/Sau3AI family endonuclease encodes the protein MKTITREEAVAELQKFIGEDLRVLSDKYNVTVFKNGKLNKGWAGHVLEHCLGLGLNCRQAPNGESWELKLVPLKKKDGKYVPKETMAITMINAQNVAETEFENSHLLKKLESLIICGREFESKEEKRSILISVGTFDLVDKKIKKQVEEDYELVKETIKKKGFDHLTGKMGELVQPRTKGPGHGSISRAFYARTKFVKLILGLK